A window from uncultured Desulfobacter sp. encodes these proteins:
- the galE gene encoding UDP-glucose 4-epimerase GalE: MKILVTGGAGYIGSHTCVELLNQGHEVVVLDNLVNASAKALDRVRNITGKDLAFFQTDLLDDAGTQAVFSAHEDIEAVIHFAGLKAVGESVAQPLRYYHNNITGTLNLIAAMEKSGVTAIVFSSSATVYGNPASLPITEAFPLSVTNPYGRTKLMIEEILSDLYTADPKWHITLLRYFNPVGAHPSGNIGEDPRDIPNNLMPYVAQVAIGKLSKVNVFGNDYDTPDGTGVRDFIHVTDLAKGHISCLERLMKTPGVGIYNLGTGRGYSVIEMIKGFEKACGHTIPYEIAPRRPGDIAACWADPSKAERELGWKAVLDMDDMCKDAWHWQQKNPKGYDS; encoded by the coding sequence CCTGCGTCGAACTGCTTAATCAAGGCCACGAAGTGGTCGTACTGGACAATCTTGTCAACGCATCCGCCAAAGCCCTTGACCGGGTCAGAAACATTACGGGCAAAGATCTTGCCTTTTTCCAAACGGATTTACTGGATGACGCCGGCACCCAGGCGGTGTTCAGTGCCCATGAAGACATTGAGGCCGTCATCCACTTCGCTGGACTTAAAGCCGTGGGCGAATCGGTCGCACAGCCCCTGCGCTATTACCACAACAATATCACCGGCACCTTGAACCTGATTGCAGCCATGGAAAAATCAGGGGTTACCGCCATTGTATTTTCTTCATCGGCCACAGTTTACGGCAACCCGGCAAGTCTGCCCATCACCGAAGCTTTTCCCCTATCCGTGACCAACCCTTACGGCAGAACAAAGCTGATGATTGAAGAAATCCTGTCAGACCTTTACACCGCTGATCCCAAATGGCACATCACCCTATTGCGATATTTCAACCCTGTGGGGGCCCATCCGTCCGGAAACATCGGCGAAGATCCCAGGGATATTCCCAACAACCTAATGCCTTATGTGGCCCAGGTGGCCATAGGAAAACTGTCGAAGGTTAATGTTTTCGGCAATGATTACGACACCCCCGACGGCACAGGGGTCCGGGATTTTATCCATGTGACGGACCTTGCCAAAGGACACATCAGCTGCCTTGAACGACTGATGAAAACCCCGGGCGTGGGCATCTATAACCTTGGCACCGGCAGGGGATATTCCGTAATTGAGATGATCAAAGGCTTTGAAAAGGCATGCGGGCACACCATTCCTTACGAAATTGCCCCCAGACGCCCCGGTGATATTGCCGCATGCTGGGCAGACCCGTCCAAAGCCGAGCGCGAACTTGGCTGGAAAGCCGTTCTGGACATGGATGATATGTGTAAAGATGCGTGGCACTGGCAGCAAAAAAACCCCAAAGGATACGATTCATAA